The following proteins are encoded in a genomic region of Rattus rattus isolate New Zealand chromosome 2, Rrattus_CSIRO_v1, whole genome shotgun sequence:
- the LOC116894171 gene encoding olfactory receptor 10A5-like: MATGNQTRVTEFILMSFSSLPTEIQTLLFLAFLSIYLVTLLGNSLIILVTLADPMLQSPMYFFLRNLSILEIGFNLVIVPKMLGTLIAQDTSISFLGCATQMYFFFFFGVAECFLLATMAYDRYVAICSPLHYPVIMNQGTRVRLAAASWFPGFPVATVSTTWLFSFPFCAENKVNHFFCDGPPVLRLVCADTARFEVYAIVGTILVVMIPCLLILCSYTLIAASILKIPSAQEKHKAFSTCSSHLLVVSLFYVSSSLTYFRPKSNNSPESKKLLSLSYTVVTPMLNPIIYSLRNNEVKNALSRTFHKVLALRKFIL, from the coding sequence ATGGCTACAGGAAACCAGACAAGAGTAACTGAGTTTATCCTCATGAGCTTCTCTTCCCTGCCTACTGAAATACAGACCTTGCTCTTCCTGgcatttctcagcatctatttaGTCACTCTGCTGGGAAACAGCCTCATCATTCTGGTGACTTTAGCTGACCCCATGCTGCAAAgccccatgtatttctttctcaggAACTTATCCATCTTAGAGATTGGCTTTAACTTGGTCATTGTACCCAAAATGTTGGGGACCCTGATTGCCCAGGACACAAGCATCTCCTTCCTTGGCTGTGCCACTCAgatgtatttcttcttcttcttcggaGTGGCTGAGTGCTTCCTTCTGGCcaccatggcctatgaccgctatgtagCCATCTGCAGTCCCTTACATTACCCAGTCATTATGAACCAAGGGACACGTGTCAGACTGgctgctgcttcctggtttccaggattCCCTGTAGCCACTGTGTCTACCACATGGCTCTTCAGTTTTCCATTCTGTGCCGAAAACAAGGTGAATCACTTCTTCTGTGATGGTCCACCTGTGCTGAGGCTGGTCTGTGCAGACACAGCACGGTTTGAGGTCTATGCCATTGTCGGAACCATTCTGGTGGTCATGATACCCTGCCTGCTGATCCTATGTTCCTACACTCTCATTGCAGCCTCCATCCTCAAGATTCCATCAGCTCAAGAGAAGCAcaaagccttctccacctgctcctCACACCTGCTTGTTGTCTCTCTTTTCTATGTGTCTTCAAGCCTCACTTACTTTAGGCCTAAATCAAATAATTCTCCTGAAAGCAAGAAATTGTTATCATTGTCCTACACTGTTGTGACTCCCATGTTGAACCCCATCATCTATAGCCTGAGAAATAATGAGGTAAAGAATGCCCTTAGCAGAACCTTCCACAAGGTCCTGGCCCTCAGAAAATTTATCCTGTAG